A window of the Vanessa cardui chromosome 12, ilVanCard2.1, whole genome shotgun sequence genome harbors these coding sequences:
- the LOC124534495 gene encoding cytochrome c oxidase assembly protein COX19: MSTAMTFGQKQFIPTPPEKGSFPLDHDGICKKSMVKYMNCIFSNNSNNSMCRNEAKDYLACRMEHNLMAKEDWTKLGFKEGEL; this comes from the coding sequence ATGTCGACTGCAATGACATTTGGgcaaaaacaatttataccAACACCGCCAGAAAAAGGCAGTTTTCCGCTGGACCATGATGGTATTTGTAAGAAGAGTATGGTTAAGTATATGAActgtatatttagtaataacagtaataattcTATGTGTCGAAACGAGGCCAAAGATTACCTAGCTTGTCGTATGGAACATAACCTAATGGCAAAAGAAGACTGGACTAAACTTGGTTTTAAAGAAGGTGAATTGTAA
- the LOC124534470 gene encoding probable RNA-binding protein 19 isoform X2 produces MSRLIVKNLPNKVTVEKLRDLFGEKGEVTDVQLKYTKDGKFRNFGFVGYRTEEQAAAAKEHFNGTFVNSMKISVEDCANLGDEKKPRAWSKYATDSTAYKKLHKSDTPDVKPKKDKISKAEKNKNKIKELLKLHKGDPLFAEFIEAHVNEKTAWIKDALEEANRSEEEDSGVEDESPEKGDKTDKEAETKETDKKENETIHKKKIADTHISDLEYMKVLMKKVDGYTEIKESKEEEEEKPKKIRNRPLLHVKVTGLPFKCKKKDIKELFKPLVPYSIRFPLGKGRKVAGFCYVGFRTEKEFNKALNKDKLFIGKHRLHVYKYEDKAKQAAEEEEQKNIKEKREKDGNEETIGESGSIFVRNLPYVVSEQEVTNLFEKYGPITEVNMPIDPVLRQPKGFATVTFVMPEHAVKAYTELDGTAFCGRMLHLLPAKTEKLIDEEDDEGLSFKEKKAKKLKQQANSSHNWNVLFLGANAVADVVAANYNTTKEVLLSDSNKNTSAAVRLALGETQLVAETRTFLESNGVYLDAFNRPANKRSKTCILVKNLPAGTDKEEIKSLFVKHGQLSRFVMPNHGITALVDFIEPFEAKKAFTKLAYSQFKSVPLYLEWAPENIFIKNAEKSKELSEKVADNDIVREKSNSKVDGNEKVTSEEKSEKQENIKESNIEENNMEDEIPENDTTLFVKNLNFKTTEENLKAHFSCCGRIHSATIAKKKDPKNPGQFLSMGYGFIQYIKKEHTNKALKELQSSTLDGKTLELKRSERGNTAEVKSSKKSVKDTAQNGTKILVRNVPFQANRNELHEIFRAFGEIKTLRLPKKLTVGSDQHRGFAFVDYYSKTDAKVINVEHML; encoded by the exons ATGTCTCGACTTATTGTTAAAAACTTACCAAACAAG gtTACTGTAGAAAAACTACGAGACTTATTCGGTGAAAAGGGTGAAGTAACTGACGTGcagttaaaatatacaaaagatgGCAAGTTCAGAAACTTTGGCTTTGTGGGATACCGGACAGAGGAACAAGCGGCAGCGGCAAAAGAACATTTCAATGGTACATTTGTAAACAGTATGAAGATAAGTGTTGAAGACTGTGCTAATTTAGGTGATGAGAAAAAGCCGAGGGCATGGAGCAAATATGCAACTGACAGCACAGCATATAAGAAACTACACAAAAGTGACACTCCAGATGTTAAGCCGAAGAAGGATAAAATATCAAAAGCGGAaaagaacaaaaacaaaattaaagaactTCTTAAATTG CACAAAGGAGATCCACTGTTCGCAGAGTTTATAGAAGCTCATGTTAATGAGAAAACTGCTTGGATAAAAGATGCATTAGAGGAAGCTAACAGGAGTGAAGAAGAAGATAGTGGAGTTGAAGATGAAAGCCCTGAGAAAGGTGATAAAACTGATAAAGAAGCAGAGACTAAAGAAACTGACAAGAAAGAAAATGAAACCattcataagaaaaaaattgcaGACACACATATAAGTGATTTAGAG tACATGAAAGTACTAATGAAGAAAGTTGACGGTTACACAGAAATAAAAGAATCAAAAGAAGAAGAGGAAGAAAAGcctaaaaaaattagaaatagaCCATTGTTGCATGTTAAA gTAACAGGATTACCATTCaagtgtaaaaaaaaagatattaaagaACTATTTAAGCCTCTAGTGCCATACTCAATTAGATTTCCTTTGGGTAAAGGAAGGAAAGTGGCTGGCTTCTGTTATGTAGGCTTTAGGACTGAAAAGGAATTTAACAAGGCACTTAATAAAGATAAACTCTTTATAG GTAAACATCGGCtacatgtttataaatatgaggATAAAGCTAAGCAAGCCGCAGAGGAAGAGGAACAAAAGAACATAAAGGAAAAACGTGAg aaagACGGCAATGAAGAAACTATTGGCGAGAGCGGTAGCATTTTTGTGAGGAATTTGCCGTATGTCGTATCTGAACAAGAAGTTACgaatttgtttgaaaaatatg GTCCAATCACCGAAGTGAACATGCCCATAGATCCAGTGCTACGTCAGCCCAAAGGTTTCGCCACGGTCACGTTCGTGATGCCTGAGCACGCTGTGAAGGCATACACGGAGCTGGATGGTACGGCGTTCTGTGGAAGAATGCTGCATTTGTTACCGGCCAAAACCGAAAAACTAATCGATGAAGAGGACGATG AAGGACTGTCGTTTAAAGAGAAGAAGGCgaaaaaattgaaacaacaAGCAAATTCGTCGCATAACTGGAATGTGCTGTTTCTGGGAGCCAACGCCGTCGCGGACGTGGTCGCCGCCAACTATAATACCACTAAAGAGGTTTTGCTAAGCGATAGCAATAAAA ataCCAGTGCGGCTGTTCGTCTCGCTCTGGGAGAGACACAACTGGTCGCCGAAACTAGGACTTTCTTAGAATCTAATGGTGTTTATTTGGACGCCTTCAACAga CCCGCGAATAAAAGATCGAAAACATGTATATTAGTGAAAAATTTACCAGCGGGAACCGACAAAGAAGAAATTAAATCGTTATTCGTGAAACACGGTCAGTTGTCCCGCTTTGTAATGCCGAACCACGGCATCACCGCGCTTGTAGATTTCATAGAACCATTTGAAGCTAAGAAGGCTTTCACTAAACTGGCATACTCTCAGTTCAAGTCGGTCCCCCTTTATTTGGAATGGGCACcagaaaacatatttattaaaaatgctgAAAAATCAAAAGAACTTAGTGAAAAAGTCGCCGACAACGACATAGTACGAGAAAAGAGTAACAGTAAAGTTGACGGAAACGAAAAGGTAACGTCTGAAGAGAAAAGCGAAAAGCAAGAGAATATTAAAGAAAGTAATATCGAAGAAAACAACATGGAAGATGAGATACCCGAGAACGACACAACACTTTTTGTGAAAAATCTTAATTTCAAAACCACAGAAGAGAATTTAAAAGCG cATTTCTCGTGCTGCGGAAGAATTCACAGTGCGACGATAGCCAAGAAAAAAGACCCAAAAAATCCCGGACAGTTCTTATCCATGGGTTACggatttattcaatatattaaaaaagaacataCAAATAAAGCTTTGAAAGAGCTTCAAAGCTCAACTCTTGACGGTAAAACTTTGGAACTGAAACGATCGGAGAGAGGGAATAC CGCGGAAGTAAAGTCATCGAAGAAAAGTGTCAAGGATACAGCACAAAATGGCACGAAAATTCTCGTCAGGAATGTGCCATTCCAAGCTAACAGAAATGAATTACATGAAATATTCAG aGCATTCGGAGAAATCAAAACATTGCGACTCCCTAAAAAGCTAACGGTTGGATCGGACCAACATAGAGGTTTCGCTTTCGTCGACTACTACTCTAAAACGGATGCAAAGGTAATAAATGTCGAGCACATGCtat aa
- the LOC124534470 gene encoding probable RNA-binding protein 19 isoform X1 translates to MSRLIVKNLPNKVTVEKLRDLFGEKGEVTDVQLKYTKDGKFRNFGFVGYRTEEQAAAAKEHFNGTFVNSMKISVEDCANLGDEKKPRAWSKYATDSTAYKKLHKSDTPDVKPKKDKISKAEKNKNKIKELLKLHKGDPLFAEFIEAHVNEKTAWIKDALEEANRSEEEDSGVEDESPEKGDKTDKEAETKETDKKENETIHKKKIADTHISDLEYMKVLMKKVDGYTEIKESKEEEEEKPKKIRNRPLLHVKVTGLPFKCKKKDIKELFKPLVPYSIRFPLGKGRKVAGFCYVGFRTEKEFNKALNKDKLFIGKHRLHVYKYEDKAKQAAEEEEQKNIKEKREKDGNEETIGESGSIFVRNLPYVVSEQEVTNLFEKYGPITEVNMPIDPVLRQPKGFATVTFVMPEHAVKAYTELDGTAFCGRMLHLLPAKTEKLIDEEDDEGLSFKEKKAKKLKQQANSSHNWNVLFLGANAVADVVAANYNTTKEVLLSDSNKNTSAAVRLALGETQLVAETRTFLESNGVYLDAFNRPANKRSKTCILVKNLPAGTDKEEIKSLFVKHGQLSRFVMPNHGITALVDFIEPFEAKKAFTKLAYSQFKSVPLYLEWAPENIFIKNAEKSKELSEKVADNDIVREKSNSKVDGNEKVTSEEKSEKQENIKESNIEENNMEDEIPENDTTLFVKNLNFKTTEENLKAHFSCCGRIHSATIAKKKDPKNPGQFLSMGYGFIQYIKKEHTNKALKELQSSTLDGKTLELKRSERGNTAEVKSSKKSVKDTAQNGTKILVRNVPFQANRNELHEIFRAFGEIKTLRLPKKLTVGSDQHRGFAFVDYYSKTDAKSAFEALCQSTHLYGRRLVLEWADQSDETEDVGLLRKRTAEAFNARVPGGKKSRKGAVDVETFVETDDK, encoded by the exons ATGTCTCGACTTATTGTTAAAAACTTACCAAACAAG gtTACTGTAGAAAAACTACGAGACTTATTCGGTGAAAAGGGTGAAGTAACTGACGTGcagttaaaatatacaaaagatgGCAAGTTCAGAAACTTTGGCTTTGTGGGATACCGGACAGAGGAACAAGCGGCAGCGGCAAAAGAACATTTCAATGGTACATTTGTAAACAGTATGAAGATAAGTGTTGAAGACTGTGCTAATTTAGGTGATGAGAAAAAGCCGAGGGCATGGAGCAAATATGCAACTGACAGCACAGCATATAAGAAACTACACAAAAGTGACACTCCAGATGTTAAGCCGAAGAAGGATAAAATATCAAAAGCGGAaaagaacaaaaacaaaattaaagaactTCTTAAATTG CACAAAGGAGATCCACTGTTCGCAGAGTTTATAGAAGCTCATGTTAATGAGAAAACTGCTTGGATAAAAGATGCATTAGAGGAAGCTAACAGGAGTGAAGAAGAAGATAGTGGAGTTGAAGATGAAAGCCCTGAGAAAGGTGATAAAACTGATAAAGAAGCAGAGACTAAAGAAACTGACAAGAAAGAAAATGAAACCattcataagaaaaaaattgcaGACACACATATAAGTGATTTAGAG tACATGAAAGTACTAATGAAGAAAGTTGACGGTTACACAGAAATAAAAGAATCAAAAGAAGAAGAGGAAGAAAAGcctaaaaaaattagaaatagaCCATTGTTGCATGTTAAA gTAACAGGATTACCATTCaagtgtaaaaaaaaagatattaaagaACTATTTAAGCCTCTAGTGCCATACTCAATTAGATTTCCTTTGGGTAAAGGAAGGAAAGTGGCTGGCTTCTGTTATGTAGGCTTTAGGACTGAAAAGGAATTTAACAAGGCACTTAATAAAGATAAACTCTTTATAG GTAAACATCGGCtacatgtttataaatatgaggATAAAGCTAAGCAAGCCGCAGAGGAAGAGGAACAAAAGAACATAAAGGAAAAACGTGAg aaagACGGCAATGAAGAAACTATTGGCGAGAGCGGTAGCATTTTTGTGAGGAATTTGCCGTATGTCGTATCTGAACAAGAAGTTACgaatttgtttgaaaaatatg GTCCAATCACCGAAGTGAACATGCCCATAGATCCAGTGCTACGTCAGCCCAAAGGTTTCGCCACGGTCACGTTCGTGATGCCTGAGCACGCTGTGAAGGCATACACGGAGCTGGATGGTACGGCGTTCTGTGGAAGAATGCTGCATTTGTTACCGGCCAAAACCGAAAAACTAATCGATGAAGAGGACGATG AAGGACTGTCGTTTAAAGAGAAGAAGGCgaaaaaattgaaacaacaAGCAAATTCGTCGCATAACTGGAATGTGCTGTTTCTGGGAGCCAACGCCGTCGCGGACGTGGTCGCCGCCAACTATAATACCACTAAAGAGGTTTTGCTAAGCGATAGCAATAAAA ataCCAGTGCGGCTGTTCGTCTCGCTCTGGGAGAGACACAACTGGTCGCCGAAACTAGGACTTTCTTAGAATCTAATGGTGTTTATTTGGACGCCTTCAACAga CCCGCGAATAAAAGATCGAAAACATGTATATTAGTGAAAAATTTACCAGCGGGAACCGACAAAGAAGAAATTAAATCGTTATTCGTGAAACACGGTCAGTTGTCCCGCTTTGTAATGCCGAACCACGGCATCACCGCGCTTGTAGATTTCATAGAACCATTTGAAGCTAAGAAGGCTTTCACTAAACTGGCATACTCTCAGTTCAAGTCGGTCCCCCTTTATTTGGAATGGGCACcagaaaacatatttattaaaaatgctgAAAAATCAAAAGAACTTAGTGAAAAAGTCGCCGACAACGACATAGTACGAGAAAAGAGTAACAGTAAAGTTGACGGAAACGAAAAGGTAACGTCTGAAGAGAAAAGCGAAAAGCAAGAGAATATTAAAGAAAGTAATATCGAAGAAAACAACATGGAAGATGAGATACCCGAGAACGACACAACACTTTTTGTGAAAAATCTTAATTTCAAAACCACAGAAGAGAATTTAAAAGCG cATTTCTCGTGCTGCGGAAGAATTCACAGTGCGACGATAGCCAAGAAAAAAGACCCAAAAAATCCCGGACAGTTCTTATCCATGGGTTACggatttattcaatatattaaaaaagaacataCAAATAAAGCTTTGAAAGAGCTTCAAAGCTCAACTCTTGACGGTAAAACTTTGGAACTGAAACGATCGGAGAGAGGGAATAC CGCGGAAGTAAAGTCATCGAAGAAAAGTGTCAAGGATACAGCACAAAATGGCACGAAAATTCTCGTCAGGAATGTGCCATTCCAAGCTAACAGAAATGAATTACATGAAATATTCAG aGCATTCGGAGAAATCAAAACATTGCGACTCCCTAAAAAGCTAACGGTTGGATCGGACCAACATAGAGGTTTCGCTTTCGTCGACTACTACTCTAAAACGGATGCAAAG tcTGCATTTGAAGCTCTCTGCCAATCGACTCATCTTTACGGAAGACGCTTAGTGTTGGAGTGGGCTGATCAAAGCGACGAGACCGAAGATGTTGGTTTGTTAAGAAAAAGGACAGCAGAAGCGTTTAACGCGAGGGTTCCTGGAGGCAAAAAGTCAAGGAAAGGAGCAGTTGATGTTGAAACATTTGTTGAAACTgatgataaataa
- the LOC124534471 gene encoding transmembrane 9 superfamily member 3, producing MKILYILFILWHIAYCDEHTHTYKDGEQVVLWMNTVGPYHNRQETYAYFSLPFCAGTKVTIGHYHETLSEALQGVELELSGLDITFKDNVPAQQFCAIELDEQSFKALVYAVKNHYWYQMYVDDLPIWGIVGEIDGDNHYIWTHKKFDIGYNGNRIVEVNLTAENKERLVLNAKIPFTYEVNWKKSNIRFEDRFDKYLDPNFFQHRIHWFSIFNSFMMVIFLVGLVSMILMRTLRKDYARYSKDDDLDDLEKDLGDEYGWKQVHGDVFRPVPHLALFSALVGVGHQLTVVTLAVIIFTIFGELYTERGSLLSTAIFIYAATSPINGYFGGSLYARMGGRLWIKQMLLSAFLLPVLVCGTAFFINFIAMYYHASRAIPFGSMIAVMSICTFVILPLTLVGTVLGRNLAGQPDYPCRINAVPRPIPEKKWFMEPFIIIIMGGILPFGSIFIEMYFIFTSFWAYKIYYVYGFMLLVFLILMIVTVCVTIVCTYFLLNAEDYRWQWTSFLSAGSTALYVYLYSFYYFIFKTKMYGLFQTTFYFGYMALFSLTLGIICGTVGYIGTSIFVRKIYSTVKID from the coding sequence atgaaaattctatacattttatttattttgtggcaTATTGCTTACTGTGATGagcatacacatacatataaagatGGAGAACAAGTGGTGCTATGGATGAATACCGTGGGCCCATACCACAATCGCCAAGAAACGTACGCATATTTTTCCCTTCCTTTCTGTGCGGGTACAAAAGTAACCATTGGTCATTACCATGAGACATTATCAGAAGCTCTTCAAGGCGTTGAATTAGAATTAAGTGGTTTAGACATTACCTTCAAAGATAATGTACCAGCGCAACAATTTTGTGCCATTGAACTTGACGAACAGTCCTTTAAAGCATTGGTGTATGCCGTTAAAAATCATTACTGGTACCAAATGTATGTCGATGACCTTCCGATATGGGGTATTGTTGGAGAAATAGACGGCGATAATCACTACATTTGGACCCATAAAAAATTCGATATTGGATATAATGGGAATAGGATTGTGGAAGTGAATCTCACAGCCGAAAATAAAGAACGACTAGTGCTTAACGCAAAAATTCCTTTCACTTATGAAGTCAATTGGAAGAAGAGCAACATTAGATTTGAAGACAGGTTTGATAAATATCTGGATCCTAACTTTTTTCAACACAGGATTCATTGGTTTAGTATCTTCAACAGTTTCATGATGGTTATATTTTTAGTAGGTCTTGTATCAATGATTCTTATGAGAACACTTCGTAAAGATTATGCCAGGTACTCAAAAGATGATGATCTTGATGACTTGGAAAAGGATTTAGGTGATGAGTATGGTTGGAAACAGGTGCATGGGGATGTGTTTAGGCCTGTTCCACATTTGGCTTTATTTTCTGCCCTTGTGGGAGTTGGACATCAGCTTACTGTAGTTACATtagctgttattatttttactatttttggaGAGCTCTACACAGAAAGAGGCTCTTTACTATCAACAGCTATTTTCATATATGCTGCTACTTCCCCCATCAACGGCTATTTTGGTGGGTCTTTGTATGCTAGAATGGGTGGAAGGTTATGGATCAAACAGATGCTGCTCTCTGCATTTTTATTACCTGTACTAGTATGTGGTACagctttctttataaatttcattgctATGTACTACCATGCATCGAGAGCCATTCCTTTTGGTAGTATGATTGCAGTAATGTCAATATGTACTTTTGTTATCTTACCTCTCACCTTAGTTGGAACAGTCCTTGGACGTAATCTGGCTGGTCAGCCTGACTACCCTTGCCGCATCAATGCTGTCCCTAGACCTATTCCAGAGAAGAAATGGTTCATGGAACCattcataataatcataatgggTGGGATATTACCCTTTGGTTCCATCTTCATTGAGATGTACTTTATCTTCACATCATTTTGggcatataaaatttattatgtgtatGGTTTCATGTTATTGGTCTTTTTAATTCTCATGATTGTGACTGTGTGTGTAACAATTGTTTGTACTTATTTCCTGTTGAATGCAGAAGATTATCGCTGGCAATGGACTAGTTTTCTTTCGGCTGGTAGTACTGCCCTGTATGTTTATCTGTATTCATTttactatttcatatttaaaaccaAAATGTATGGGCTGTTTCAAACAACTTTCTACTTTGGCTACATGGCTTTGTTCAGTTTGACTTTGGGAATAATTTGTGGTACAGTTGGATATATAGGAACGAGTATAtttgttagaaaaatatattcaactgtTAAAATTGACTGA
- the LOC124534472 gene encoding notchless protein homolog 1 encodes MDINNDLPSCVQARFKSDTGEETGSPLDLPLTINKDQLTLICNALLKEEDKQFLFFVKDTEITSTLHEALDLAKLNSEEVVDIIYQQQAIFKVRPVTRCTSSIPGHAEAVISTCFSPSGNNLASGSGDTTVRFWDLNTQTPLHVCKGHTNWVLCISWSPDGSKLASACKQGRIMLWDPITGNQIGKTMMGHKQWVTALTWEPYIRNPECRKLASSSKDGDVRIWDTVTGQTVLSLTGHSKAVTCVKWGGTGLIYTSSQDRTIKVWRADDGILCRTLEGHAHWVNTLALSTDYVLRTGPFHPILDRLDSTNDRTILQQRALQRYEETCHKGEERLVSGSDDFTLFLWLPEKEKRPLARMTGHQQLINDVKFSPDTRIIASASFDKSVKLWESTTGKFITTLRGHVQAVYMVAWSADSRLLLSSSADSTLKVWNLKTKKLELDLPGHADEVYAVDWSPDGTYVASGGKDKVLKLWQH; translated from the exons ATGGACATAAACAATGACTTGCCTAGCTGTGTGCAAGCTAGGTTTAAATCAGATACTGGAGAAGAAACAGGCAGCCCATTGGATTTACCTTTAACCATAAATAAAGATCAACTTACACTTATTTGCAATGCATTGCTAAAAGAG gaagataaacaatttttatttttcgtcaaAGATACTGAAATAACATCAACATTACACGAAGCCTTGGATCTTGCTAAATTAAATTCTGAAGAAGTTgtagatattatatatcaaCAACAAGCAATATTTAAAGTTCGACCAGTAACACGTTGTACAag ttcTATACCTGGACATGCAGAAGCAGTTATATCAACTTGTTTTAGTCCGTCAGGAAATAATTTAGCCAGTGGTTCTGGTGACACTACAGTTAGATTTTGGGATTTAAATACACAAACTCCACTACATGTATGCAAAG GTCATACCAACTGGGTACTGTGCATCAGTTGGTCACCAGATGGCTCCAAGCTAGCATCAGCATGTAAACAAGGTAGAATTATGCTTTGGGACCCAATAACAGGGAATCAAATTGGGAAGACTATGATGGGACATAAACAATGGGTCACAGCACTAACTTGGGAACCTTATATAag AAACCCAGAATGTCGTAAATTGGCTAGTTCATCAAAAGATGGTGATGTTAGAATATGGGACACTGTAACTGGACAAACAGTTTTAAGCCTGACAGGACATTCCAAAGCAGTAACATGTGTAAAATGGGGAGGGACAGGCCTCATTTATACATCATCTCAAGACAGAACTATTAAG gtCTGGAGAGCTGATGATGGAATACTATGTAGAACTTTAGAAGGTCATGCCCACTGGGTTAATACACTAGCTCTGAGTACAGATTATGTTCTTCGAACCGGACCTTTTCATCCTATTTTAGATAGGTTAGACTCTACAAATGATA GGACTATTTTACAACAACGTGCATTGCAAAGGTATGAAGAAACATGTCATAAAGGTGAAGAGAGACTTGTGTCTGGCTCTGATGATTTTACTCTATTCCTTTGGCTACCTGAAAAAGAGAAAAGACCTCTGGCTAGAATGACTGGCCATCAACAACTCATTAATGATGTTAAATTTTCTCCAGATAcaag AATTATTGCTTCAGCGTCGTTTGATAAGTCTGTTAAATTATGGGAATCAACTACTGGAAAATTTATAACAACTTTAAGAGGGCATGTGCAAGCTGTATACATGGTTGCATGGTCTGCAGATTCTAGACTTTTGTTAAGTTCCAGTGCAGATTCAACATTAAAAG TTTggaatttaaaaactaaaaaactagAATTAGATTTACCAGGCCACGCCGATGAGGTATATGCAGTAGATTGGTCTCCAGATGGAACATATGTTGCGTCGGGGGGAAAAGATAAAGTGTTGAAGTT GTGGCAAcactaa
- the LOC124534473 gene encoding something about silencing protein 10 — MAENIRLKSKYDLKDNYEPSDSENEYSASEKQIMDKLRKRKRQDSDSEDEVYAFSESDEDGEDKTDLGIADSDVEGQEKSDDDLPDSKAWGKKKRSYYSTDYVDQDYGGFGDDEEDALMEEEEAKTIQKRLIEQLGEDDFKLDFFNKQVAKIEEKETTIKSDISLMSKRQKLQLLEKESPEFLGLIDDFKSKLSVAKDDLHPVLELVKGGKLPNCSASKFVKTNYDLILNYCTNISFYLLLKSQKINIQNHPVIKRLYQYRQMLQKMEPIYIEVIKPQIDKILNAVQNNLELQVIKDKDETKKRKPRKQLNDYPTKKLKLINAIEKDDAEDTGVSDNDNDYEGSDFFASNKEKEDKNVSQSEESGFSDNDELEIEQNNPLSLSKDNEQITEAVGDKREITYQIAKNKGLTPYRKKEQRNPRVKHKLKYRKAKIRRKGAVREPRTEISKYGGEPSGIKANVKKSIKIK; from the exons ATGGCAGAAAATATAAG ATTGAAGTCTAAGTATGACTTAAAGGACAACTATGAACCATCAGATTCTGAAAATGAATATTCTGCATCCGAAAAGCAAATAATGGATAAATTACGGAAAAGAAAACGACAAGATTCTGACAGTGAAGATGAAGTATATGCATTTTCTGAATCAGATGAAGATGGTGAAGATAAAACTGACCTAGGGATAGCCGATAGTGATGTAGAGGGTCAAGAGAAATCAGACGATGACTTACCCGATTCTAAAGCTTGGGGTAAGAAAAAAAGATCTTATTATTCTACTGATTATGTGGATCAAGATTATGGAGGATTTGGTGATGATGAAGAAGATGCTCTCATGGAAGAGGAAGAAGCAAAAACCATACAAAAAAGATTAATTGAACAACTTGGAGAAGATGATtttaaattggatttttttaataaacaggtggcaaaaattgaagaaaaagaaacaacaataaaaagtgATATAAGCCTAATGTCAAAGAGACAAAAACTTCAACTACTTGAGAAGGAGAGTCCAGAATTCTTAGGTCTTATTGATGATTTTAAATCTAAGTTATCAGTTGCAAAAGATGACTTGCATCCTGTTTTAGAACTTGTTAAAGGTGGAAAGTTACCAAATTGCTCGGCTTCcaaatttgttaaaacaaattatgatttaattttgaattactgcacaaatattagtttttatttattattaaagagtcaaaaaattaatattcaaaaccaTCCAGTTATAAAAAGACTATATCAGTACAGacaaatgttgcaaaaaatgGAACCTATATACATTGAGGTAATAAAACcacaaatagataaaatattgaatgCAGTTCAAAATAATCTAGAATTACAGGTAATTAAGGACAAAGATGAAACTAAAAAACGAAAGCCTCGTAAACAGTTGAATGATTACCCAACCAAAAAACTTAAGTTAATTAATGCTATTGAAAAAGATGATGCAGAGGATACAGGAGTATCTGATAATGACAATGATTATGAAGGAAGTGACTTCTTTGCAAGTAATAAGGAAAAGGAAGACAAAAATGTTAGCCAGTCTGAAGAAAGTGGTTTCTCTGACAATGATGAATTAGAAATTGAACAGAATAATCCACTATCATTATCAAAAGATAATGAACAGATTACAGAAGCAGTTGGAGATAAAAGAGAAATCACTTATCAGATTGCAAAGAATAAAGGTTTGACTCCATACCGAAAGAAAGAACAGAGAAATCCAAGAGTTAAACATAAGCTTAAATATAGAAAGGCTAAAATAAGGAGGAAGGGTGCAGTTAGGGAACCAAGAACAGAGATATCTAAATATGGTGGAGAGCCTTCTGGCATTAAAGCTAATGTTAAAAagagcattaaaataaaataa